The Triticum aestivum cultivar Chinese Spring chromosome 5A, IWGSC CS RefSeq v2.1, whole genome shotgun sequence genomic sequence TTCTGCAAAGACATAAGTAATTATTTGTTTCCTCATATATTTTGGTCGACTGTCTAGGTTCCTGACCCCATACTGTAGGGTTTACCTTTATATATCCTTAAGCATATAAGCCTGTTCAAAAATGGTTTTAGGTGAAACTGTCTAAACTGGTAGGAATTAGCCTAGCTCAGTTTCCTTGTTTGATTGTAAACTGAGCTAGTACAGTTTTCACAGTTTCAACTCAAACCATTTTTTAACACGCTTACTTACGCACATTCTAAGCCAATGTCTCTAGTATAATATGAGGTTATTAGTCTTTGTTGTCTTAAATGTTACTTTTTCTTGGTCCGATACTTAAGTTCTGTAAGTCTTGTAGTGCTTTTTAAAATGACCGCTGGAAGGTTGCTAACTTACTTTGTGATATTACAAAGTTAAACATTACATTGATTGTACCAGCTTATTATAATGCTGTAGGAATTTGATAAAGGATTTTCCATTTCTGCGTTGCTGGTTGAACTTTAAGCATTTTCTGTTTTCATTTGTGATGTAGATGTTCTTTTATGCAAATAATGCAGTTACGATAGATCAACCGGCCTTCTGGGAAATGAGCTATATGCTAAGAGTAAGAGGATCACGATCTGACAATTCATCAACTCTAACTGATAGTGAGTCTATCAGGACAAAGGAATCAAGCAAACAGGAACCAAGTAACACAGGAGCTTGCTTGAAAGCCACCAATCAAGGTTACGTGGATATTCTGTGCCCGGTGTTCTTGAAGGATATCGCAAGGGCCATTGTATCTGCTGGAAAATCATTTCAGCTTGTTCAGCATGCCCAAAGCACACACCATACTCGAACTAGTCTCACAAGTGGTTTTGACATTGATCAGCGTTCCAATCACATTACTCGACAGAATTGGCCAGACATATTAAGTTCTGAAATCCAAAATGGGCATCTAAGATGTGAAGGTGCTCTTACAAATTCTACAGGTCAGTTTGGACATGATGCTCGCGAAATGGGGGTGTTAACTTTGTCTGAGATTTTCTTGATATGCTTATCTGGTCTGTTGGAAAATGGTGACCATGTTTATGAATACTTAAGAAAGCTGCGTGCTGGTAGTGCTCCAGATATCCAAGCTTTTTCGGAATGTAAGAGTAAGGAGGCATGTGCAGAAAATAGCTCCGAAAAGACTTGGTTAAAGCTCCTAAGAGATGCTATCTCAGGAAGAAAATATGATGATATGGAGAAAACCTTGTCCAAAGATGCTGTTACGAGGGATCCAATATTTGCTCATGGATACCTGCAAGATGTATCTTCCAATGCAGTAGAAATGCCTTTCAGTCCATGTTGCTATGAAAATCCAGCCATCACTGCTTGCGGAGATGTACTGTCGAGGAATCCAAATTCTTGGAGTGATTTGAATATCTCTACAAGTTTTGACCTTCCTCCGTTGAATGATGATAACATGCGGAGAGCTATATTTGGCGATCTCCAATCTGCTGGAACTAGCACCTGTGGCGATATACAACCTACATCATCTTTTCCCAGACTAGATGGAACTGATTTTAAATTTGGATTTCGGTTTGATGATTTGGAATATGTTCGTCAAGAGGATGATAGAAGGACCCTCGAGGAACTTTATGCATTTCCTACTCTTCTTCCTTGTGCAAATGTAAGAGTTGCTTCTGAAGTATTCTTTGTGTTCTTCATGTTTTCTCATTAGCTATAAGCCTATAACCTCATTGCCCTTCAGGAAAATGCCCCATTGTCGGAGATTTTACCTTTGCAGAAAGATAGTACACTTGCATCAAGAGTTCTGAAGTTTATTCAGAGCATGAGTTTGAAAGACCCTCTGCATCCAGTGGGTATTATCCAAGAATGCCTTTCTAAATGTATAAAGAAACAGGTCTGATCAATAGTTATACTCACATGCCATTTCTTGTTAGTCCATCTGTATAATTATTTTGTGCTTTCTTCCTCTTCGTTAGGTGGATCACATTGGCAAACGAATCCTGTGCAAGCTAATGGGTGAATGGAGATTAATGGATGAACTGCTTGTATTACGAGCTATCTATTTGCTAGGATCAGGTGTGCCATCCAGTGGATTTAACCTTCTGCTGTGTTTTCCCCGACGCAAAATTTCCATTGCACAGAAGAGTAGCTTTCACTTGAGAAATAAATATTCTTTTGACAATGAGTAAAGATATAAATATGTTAATAATCCAACTTGAGTTTTCAGGTGACATGCTGCAGCAGTTTCTGATAACAATTTTTGATAAGCTTGATAAAGGAAATTCCTGGGATGATGATTTTGAGTTGAATACTTTGTTGCAGGTGAGTACTTTTCAAATCTACTTTGTGATTTATATCTATGTCCATCATTACTCTTACGTTAATCCTTGACTTGCAGGAATCCATAAGATATTCAGCTGATAAAATGCTCCTAACTGCTCCAGATTCGTTGGTTGTTTCATTAGCAAAGCATGACACACGATATGATGAGGAAAGTGCACCAACTTCCAGAAAAGGCCGTGCACAGGGTTTCGGCATCGATGCACTTGATGCCCTTAACTTCACGTATAAGGTATTTTCCAAGTAACCACAAGGATGATCTGTGTTATTTGCTGTGTGTGATAGTTTTCATGTATTTTGGTGGTGGCAGGTGTCTTGGCCTCTTGATCTAATTGCCAATACAGAGGCTCTGAAGAAGTATAATAAGGTAATTGCTTTAACACTGAAGTATATAACAGGGCGGCGTGTATATGATGGCTTTGGTCATTTTGCTGGACCAGGTCATGGGATTCTTACTGAAAGTCAAGCGTGCAAAGTTTGTTTTGGACGAAACCCGAAAGTGGATGTGGAAGGTACGGTGGCATCAAATCATCTTGTGCTACTTATTTTTTGTAACTCCTATAGTGTTTAGTGTTGGATAGTTGGATCTGCTCTATCTTCCAAGCTTCACTCTGATGTATCAACCCTTTTCCTTTGGCAGGGCAGAGGCAGCACAGCACATAATTTTAAACAACACTTAATAGTAGGGCAGAAGCTCCTGCATTTCGTCGATGCATTTCATCAATATGTCATGGACAGAGTGAGTTGAGACGGGTTTGACTCATTTCATTATAAGAAACTATGACTGTCTCGACTTGAACTCGTTTCTTTTTGAGCAGGTGTATCATAGTGCGTGGACTGAGCTTTGTGATGGCATGGCATCTGCTACTACATTGGACGAGGTCATGGAAGTTCATGAGGCATATCTTTCTTCTATTCAGAGACAATGCTTTGTGGCCTCGGATAAGTTGGTGAGAACATGTTATTCTTACAAAAACCAAAGTCAGTCTCGAAGTTCTGAACTATTGCTAAGAGTGTTCATTTCCCATGTGTTTTCAGTGGGCTCTGATCGCCAGTCGAGTCAAGACTATACTAGGATTGGCGCTAGACTTCCACAATGTGGAGCAAACTCTTGGCACCGGAGGGACCGCCGCATCTGTTAGGGCAAGATGCGAGATGGAGTTGGATCGGATCGAGAAGCAATTCGACGAGTGCGTTGTGTTCCTCTTGAGGGTACGTTTCTACCTACTTTATCAAAATTTGATGATCTCCTATGTGGTCTGGAACGTGTGTTTCAGTAGATGATTTACTGTTGAGATCCCTTTGCAGATCCTATCTTTCAAGCTCAACGTGGGCCACTTTCCTCATCTTGCGGATTTGGTCACGAGGATCAACTACAACCACTATTACATGTCTGACACCGGAAGTTTCACTGCGATCCCTGAGTCCCGCCCTCGGCAGCAGCCTTGATAGGGTTGTAGGTGCTTTTCACCTCCATTTGTGGGGGAGTGTATATAAACCCGAGGTGGCCAGGCCCAGGTGGCACGAAGCAGTTCCTGAATTCCTTGAGTTTTACATAATTCTGAGGGTGCAACTTCTTTTGACGGCATTCTGAGGATGCAACTTCCTTTTCCCAGGTTGCAATGTACTCCGGTATGTTCAAGAGATTGGGCTCCTCTTGCGTCAGGACAAAGTTGCGATATGTGTGCTAATTTTTTCGAATGGATTGATCATCCTTCCAGGTCCCATATACCAAAGAGGGGAAACCATGAAATGCACATACCAAATCTTTTGAATTTTTGGGTGTAGCTTATCTACTTTACTGAATCTTAATCTGAATTTTTTTTACACTAAAGATGATGGAATTTTCTAGGAGCTTGCAAAAAGTTGTGCCgagttgatgaatagatcggaagtttttcccgcaaaaaaaaaaaacagatgaCTTCAGAAAGAGTTCCATAAAAAGGAAAATCAGAGCTCTCACGATGAGTGTACTTCTACATTACTCCCGGAAGTAGTATAATTAACCCCATTAAGGTGCGGTAGAATGGTGGCCAACCAGCTACGCCACATGGCACACGTTTGTTGGTCACCGTGAGAAAGTTTTTTTATTTATTAGAGTTTTTTTAAATGGTAgtgagattttttttcttttcaagaaaagttttttagatttttttctttttgagatgaTATGATGTCCACGTGATGAGAgaatgtttttttttaattttgggacAAAGATAAGGTGCGCACAACTTCCTCTTAAGCGGCTCGCAATGGCGGCCCCAACCACTAGTATGTACATCAATCATTGGCGAAAAGAACATAAGGATAAAGAAGCTCAAAACATTGCATCACCCACCAACATAACCCCTGGAAGCAAGCATAATATGtttcagtttttttttttgcaaggtAGAATATGTTTCAGTTTCAAATTGCAATCCTACTAGACTGGCACCCATCCATGTCCTCGCGTGTAAGCTCCATCTTAGGCATATATATCTTGACACTCACTTCTCAAGTCGTCTTTGCCTTTGGTCTTTCTTCAACAATTGCCCAGACAGTGACTAAGCAAACTACTAATGACCTAAAACGTCTTACATTTATTTACAAAGAGAGTACATCTTTTGTTTTTAAAATGGTGGCTGCTAGGCGTCAGCCGACTTATCTTAGAAAAAGATTAGCCGGCTGGCCAGCCGTTGATTTTGGCCGCGTGATCCCGCCTATGTCCTCCACAAAACACCCACGTGCTTGATTCCCTCAACCACGTCAGCACAATACACCCCCACTCTAGCCACTTGTACGTGCAACCCAAATTCTTCCTTCCCGTGTGGCATGCATACCCCCAACGAGAAATCACAGCTGGCCGTGACTTGCAGCACCAACTTTTGCTTGCACCACCAGCAATGCTCAGGTTGCAGAGCCATGTCGCCAGTTGTCTCACGGCAACGTCGGCGATCTTGCCATGCACCAGCCACAACTACAACACCGGCAAGCTCCGGgattgcagcaccagcaacaagACTCCTACGACCATCCCTTCAAGCATCAGTGATGCTCCGGTTGCTCGACAATGGCCCCACTGCAATACTGGTGGTGCTCCATTGTAGCACCGATGATCCTCCAGCTGCCCGGTGACGCTCCATTGTAGCACCCATGAGGTTTCGGCGGCCCGATGATGCTTCGGCGGCCAAGCGAGCTTCGTTGCAGCACCAATGATGCTTCGACAGCACGCTAAGCTCCGTTGCAACAACGACAATGATTCAGCAGCCCGATGATGCTCCGTTGACACACTGAGAATGCCCCGACGGCCCGGCGAGCTCCAGTGCTGCATCGACGATGCTCCGTTGACACACTAAGAATGCTCTGACGGCCCGGCGAGCTTCACTTCAGCACCGACGATGCTCTGATGGCCTGACAATGACCCATTTCAacaccggtgatgctccggtggccCGATGAAGCTCCGTTGCAGCATCGAGGATGCTTCGACGGCTTGACAATGACCCATTTCAACACCGGTGATGCTCCGCTCCGGTGGCCCAATGATGCTCCGTTGCAGCACCGACGATGCTACGTTGCAGCACTGACGATGCTCCAACGGCTCGACAATGACCCATTTCAACACCGGTGATGCTCCGGCGGCCCAACAATGCTTCGTTGCAGCATGGACGATGCTCCGACGGCCCGATAATGCCCCATTGCAACACCGGTGATACTCCGTTGCAGCATCGGCGATGCTTCGTGGC encodes the following:
- the LOC123102325 gene encoding gamma-tubulin complex component 5, which encodes MPPASMVLPHQPAGYLETPVAESFIHKLQLSVSKGLPHAAPAPASRTDEHELVKSVFQVLQGFDTPLLYWDKNVPAFCEKPGTYVSHLSRASLGSVLKPFLFAATCLKRVELFVGKVRSCDHRTPTLSAFASAVDSWLMRLREAALKEEEMSFVSVDRTVTLLALTDSMSSLCSGAEHLHQVVHGAVPDGFWDSGANMASSEVAVHVVNHLYKKLNEVCLVEDGEGEPYHMLLVIFAGSLLPYLQCLDSWLYDGILDDPYEEMFFYANNAVTIDQPAFWEMSYMLRVRGSRSDNSSTLTDSESIRTKESSKQEPSNTGACLKATNQGYVDILCPVFLKDIARAIVSAGKSFQLVQHAQSTHHTRTSLTSGFDIDQRSNHITRQNWPDILSSEIQNGHLRCEGALTNSTGQFGHDAREMGVLTLSEIFLICLSGLLENGDHVYEYLRKLRAGSAPDIQAFSECKSKEACAENSSEKTWLKLLRDAISGRKYDDMEKTLSKDAVTRDPIFAHGYLQDVSSNAVEMPFSPCCYENPAITACGDVLSRNPNSWSDLNISTSFDLPPLNDDNMRRAIFGDLQSAGTSTCGDIQPTSSFPRLDGTDFKFGFRFDDLEYVRQEDDRRTLEELYAFPTLLPCANENAPLSEILPLQKDSTLASRVLKFIQSMSLKDPLHPVGIIQECLSKCIKKQVDHIGKRILCKLMGEWRLMDELLVLRAIYLLGSGDMLQQFLITIFDKLDKGNSWDDDFELNTLLQESIRYSADKMLLTAPDSLVVSLAKHDTRYDEESAPTSRKGRAQGFGIDALDALNFTYKVSWPLDLIANTEALKKYNKVMGFLLKVKRAKFVLDETRKWMWKGRGSTAHNFKQHLIVGQKLLHFVDAFHQYVMDRVYHSAWTELCDGMASATTLDEVMEVHEAYLSSIQRQCFVASDKLWALIASRVKTILGLALDFHNVEQTLGTGGTAASVRARCEMELDRIEKQFDECVVFLLRILSFKLNVGHFPHLADLVTRINYNHYYMSDTGSFTAIPESRPRQQP